Proteins encoded within one genomic window of Methanothrix harundinacea 6Ac:
- the truA gene encoding tRNA pseudouridine(38-40) synthase TruA encodes MKVAFKLGYLGRGYHGFQLQPAAPTVQAVVGRALRSLGINDGSFCYAGRTDRGVSALGQVIDFYVQPAKADLAVPRVVNSRLPTDVWAWAWAPVPENFSARHAALWREYRYHLPGGGLDLEAMREAAGELLGVHDFRNLSSEKRGPSIRNLMKLDLTEERGIVVIDVRADGFLWNMVRKMAKVLELVGSGDRDLAWVEALLDPRTNRGVAPAPAEGLVMMDVGYPGVNWNIEPYSMRMAKERLDKAWKIDLALAEATGVLARSMEELRG; translated from the coding sequence ATGAAAGTCGCCTTCAAGCTCGGCTACCTCGGCCGGGGCTACCACGGCTTCCAGCTCCAGCCCGCCGCCCCCACCGTCCAGGCCGTGGTAGGCCGCGCCCTCCGGTCCCTGGGGATAAACGACGGGAGCTTCTGCTACGCCGGGAGGACCGACCGGGGGGTATCTGCCCTCGGCCAGGTTATCGACTTCTACGTCCAACCCGCCAAGGCCGATCTCGCCGTCCCCCGGGTCGTAAACAGCCGGCTCCCCACCGACGTCTGGGCCTGGGCCTGGGCCCCCGTCCCCGAGAACTTCAGCGCCCGCCACGCCGCCCTCTGGCGGGAGTACCGGTACCACCTCCCCGGCGGCGGCCTCGACCTCGAGGCGATGCGGGAGGCGGCAGGAGAGCTCCTCGGCGTCCACGACTTCAGAAACCTCTCTTCGGAGAAGAGGGGGCCATCGATCCGGAACCTGATGAAGCTCGATCTGACGGAGGAGAGGGGGATCGTCGTCATCGACGTCAGGGCCGACGGCTTCCTCTGGAACATGGTGAGGAAGATGGCGAAGGTCCTGGAGCTGGTGGGGTCCGGAGACCGGGACCTGGCCTGGGTCGAAGCCCTCCTCGATCCCCGGACCAACCGGGGGGTCGCCCCCGCCCCGGCGGAGGGGCTGGTCATGATGGACGTCGGATACCCCGGAGTAAATTGGAATATCGAGCCCTACTCCATGAGGATGGCAAAGGAGAGGCTAGACAAGGCCTGGAAAATAGATCTGGCCCTGGCGGAGGCGACGGGGGTCCTCGCCAGGTCCATGGAGGAGCTCAGAGGATGA
- a CDS encoding H/ACA ribonucleoprotein complex subunit GAR1, with product MKRLGTTHHSVQKKLIVRVEASGEKKEELPKINSVVVDQKKFKIGRVFDIFGPTDRPYVVVKPYKNVDPEVHLGKKLYFEERGFGGRNRKD from the coding sequence TTGAAGAGGTTGGGGACCACCCATCACTCCGTCCAGAAGAAGTTGATAGTGCGCGTTGAAGCCAGCGGTGAAAAGAAGGAAGAGCTGCCGAAGATCAATTCTGTCGTCGTAGATCAGAAGAAATTCAAGATCGGCCGGGTTTTTGACATATTCGGCCCTACGGATCGGCCCTACGTCGTCGTCAAACCTTATAAGAACGTCGATCCGGAAGTTCACCTGGGAAAGAAACTCTATTTCGAGGAGCGCGGATTTGGTGGAAGAAATAGAAAAGATTAG
- a CDS encoding V-type ATP synthase subunit D, translating to MAVIRGTKPTRAVLIALKRRIKVAKMGHNLLKMKRDGLMIEFFEVLNQARTIRQELVEDFIKAQQSLNMAKATEGALAIKSVAFALQKEPAVQLESRNIMGVVVPKITADSVQKQMFERGYGIIGTSAAIDEAAEAYESLVDKIITAAEVETALIKLVEDIDATKRRVNALEFKVIPDIKDTVKFIGFALEEMDRDNLVKLKMLKGKAQRAAKAAEAAKLAELAATKKATAKAG from the coding sequence ATGGCCGTAATCAGAGGGACGAAGCCGACCAGGGCAGTCCTTATCGCCCTCAAGAGGAGGATCAAGGTCGCTAAGATGGGTCACAATCTTCTGAAGATGAAGCGTGACGGTCTGATGATCGAGTTCTTTGAGGTCCTCAATCAGGCGAGAACCATCCGTCAGGAGCTGGTCGAGGACTTCATAAAAGCTCAGCAGAGCCTCAACATGGCCAAGGCTACCGAAGGTGCCCTCGCTATCAAGAGCGTCGCCTTCGCCCTCCAGAAGGAGCCGGCTGTACAGCTGGAAAGCAGGAACATCATGGGCGTAGTAGTGCCGAAGATTACGGCAGATTCGGTTCAGAAGCAGATGTTCGAGCGCGGATACGGCATCATCGGCACGAGCGCCGCCATCGACGAAGCTGCTGAGGCCTACGAGAGCCTGGTGGATAAGATCATCACGGCTGCAGAGGTGGAGACCGCGCTGATCAAGCTGGTGGAGGACATTGACGCTACCAAGAGACGGGTGAACGCTCTGGAGTTCAAAGTGATCCCCGACATCAAGGATACCGTCAAGTTCATCGGCTTCGCTCTCGAGGAGATGGACAGAGACAACCTCGTCAAGCTGAAGATGCTCAAGGGCAAGGCCCAGAGGGCAGCGAAGGCCGCGGAGGCCGCAAAGCTGGCGGAGTTGGCTGCGACCAAGAAGGCGACAGCCAAGGCGGGATAA
- a CDS encoding 3-isopropylmalate dehydratase large subunit: MAGLTLSEKIFSRASKKVVRAGEFVMADIDRAMVHDITGPLAVKGFYEIAGEDAHVWDPEKIVILFDHQVPADSLAAAENHIMLRSFAASQGILNYDVFEGVCHQVMPEKGHVLPGDLIVGSDSHTCAYGALGAFSTGIGSTDMASVFATGKLWFMVPETLRLRAEGTLPRLVTSKDVILRMIGDIGADGATYQACEFAGSAVSRMSVPERMTMTNMAIEMGGKAGLVDPDETTLGYIRERVPDFDGERVLHGDEDASFTERGWEVSDLPPQVAVPHNVDHVVPAGDLAGTKIDQVFLGSCTNGRFEDLALAAEVMRGEPVARGVRMVVIPASRTEYMKALRAGLVEKFMEAGAIVESPCCGPCMGGSFGLLGDGEASLSTSNRNFQGRQGSPKARVYLCSPATAAAGAITGEINDPREI; this comes from the coding sequence ATGGCAGGTCTAACCCTCTCTGAGAAGATCTTCTCTCGAGCCTCGAAGAAGGTGGTGAGGGCCGGGGAGTTCGTGATGGCCGATATAGACAGGGCCATGGTCCACGACATCACCGGCCCCCTGGCGGTGAAGGGGTTTTATGAGATCGCAGGCGAGGACGCGCACGTCTGGGATCCCGAGAAGATAGTGATCCTCTTCGACCATCAGGTCCCGGCAGATAGCCTCGCCGCCGCCGAGAACCACATCATGCTCCGGAGCTTCGCGGCCTCGCAGGGGATTCTCAACTACGACGTCTTCGAGGGGGTCTGCCACCAGGTGATGCCGGAGAAGGGGCACGTCCTCCCCGGCGACCTCATCGTCGGCTCCGACTCTCACACCTGCGCCTACGGCGCCCTGGGGGCCTTCTCCACCGGGATAGGCAGCACCGACATGGCCTCGGTCTTCGCCACGGGGAAGCTCTGGTTCATGGTCCCCGAGACCTTGCGGCTCAGGGCCGAGGGGACGCTTCCCCGACTCGTCACCTCCAAGGACGTCATCCTGAGGATGATCGGCGACATCGGCGCCGACGGCGCCACCTACCAGGCCTGCGAGTTCGCCGGCTCCGCGGTATCGAGGATGTCCGTCCCCGAGAGGATGACGATGACGAACATGGCGATCGAGATGGGGGGGAAGGCCGGCCTCGTCGACCCCGACGAGACGACTCTGGGTTACATCCGAGAACGGGTGCCGGACTTCGACGGCGAGAGGGTCCTCCACGGCGATGAGGACGCCTCCTTCACCGAGCGGGGCTGGGAGGTCTCCGACCTTCCGCCCCAGGTCGCCGTCCCCCACAACGTCGACCACGTCGTCCCCGCCGGGGACCTCGCCGGGACGAAGATCGACCAGGTCTTTCTCGGCTCCTGCACCAACGGCAGGTTCGAGGACCTAGCCCTCGCCGCCGAGGTGATGAGAGGCGAGCCCGTGGCCCGGGGGGTGCGGATGGTGGTGATCCCCGCCAGCAGGACTGAGTACATGAAGGCCCTCCGGGCGGGGCTCGTCGAGAAGTTCATGGAGGCGGGGGCCATAGTCGAATCCCCCTGCTGCGGCCCCTGCATGGGCGGAAGCTTCGGCCTCCTCGGGGACGGGGAGGCGTCCCTCTCCACCTCGAACCGGAACTTCCAGGGCCGCCAGGGGAGCCCCAAGGCCCGGGTCTACCTCTGCTCCCCGGCGACGGCGGCGGCCGGGGCGATCACCGGGGAGATCAACGACCCGAGGGAGATCTGA
- a CDS encoding TrpB-like pyridoxal phosphate-dependent enzyme codes for MQTKILLDEEEMPKRWYNVAADLLTPLDPPLHPQTGKPLSPTDLEAIFPKELIRQEMSTERWINIPDEVREILKLWRPTPLFRAHRLEEHLKTPAKIYYKYEGVSPAGSHKPNTAVAQAYFNMKAGIERIATETGAGQWGSALSMATSFFGLACRVYMVRASFDQKPYRKSIMQVWGAECVASPSELTNAGRMILKEHPDTGGSLGIAISEAVEDAATHDNTNYALGSVLNHVLLHQTVEGQELKEQLAIVDDYPDVIYGCVGGGSNFPGMCFPFVPDKLKEKKEIRMVACEPAACPTLTKGIYTYDFGDTAKLTPLLKMYTLGHDFIPPSIHAGGLRYHGDAPLLCNLVHDGVIEAMSFHQNEVFQAAVTFARTEGILPAPESSHAIKPAIDDAIACKKTGEEKTIVISLSGHGHFDLSSYDAYFAGNLVDYEYPEELVKQSLAKIPKF; via the coding sequence TTGCAAACTAAAATTCTGCTGGATGAAGAAGAGATGCCGAAGCGGTGGTACAACGTCGCCGCAGACCTCCTGACCCCCCTGGACCCGCCCCTCCACCCCCAGACGGGAAAGCCCCTGTCTCCAACTGACCTGGAGGCGATCTTCCCGAAGGAGCTGATCCGTCAGGAGATGTCCACCGAGCGGTGGATCAACATTCCCGACGAGGTCCGGGAGATCCTCAAGCTCTGGAGGCCGACCCCCCTCTTCCGGGCCCACCGGCTCGAGGAGCACCTCAAGACCCCGGCGAAGATTTATTACAAGTACGAGGGGGTGAGCCCCGCCGGGAGCCACAAGCCTAACACCGCCGTAGCCCAGGCCTACTTCAACATGAAGGCCGGAATCGAGAGGATCGCCACCGAGACCGGCGCCGGCCAGTGGGGCTCGGCTCTCTCCATGGCCACGAGCTTCTTCGGCCTCGCCTGCCGGGTCTACATGGTCCGGGCCTCCTTCGACCAGAAGCCGTACCGGAAGTCCATCATGCAGGTCTGGGGCGCCGAGTGCGTCGCGAGCCCCAGCGAGCTGACGAACGCCGGCAGGATGATCTTGAAGGAGCACCCCGACACCGGCGGAAGCCTGGGGATCGCCATCTCCGAGGCGGTCGAGGACGCCGCGACCCACGACAACACCAACTACGCATTGGGATCGGTCTTAAACCACGTCCTCCTCCACCAGACTGTGGAGGGCCAGGAGCTGAAGGAGCAGCTTGCGATCGTCGACGATTACCCCGACGTCATATACGGCTGCGTCGGCGGAGGCTCCAACTTCCCCGGGATGTGCTTCCCCTTCGTCCCCGACAAATTGAAGGAGAAGAAGGAGATCAGGATGGTCGCCTGCGAGCCCGCCGCCTGCCCGACCCTGACTAAGGGGATCTACACCTACGACTTCGGGGACACGGCGAAGCTCACCCCCCTCCTCAAGATGTACACCCTCGGCCACGACTTCATCCCGCCCTCGATCCACGCCGGAGGGCTCCGATACCACGGCGACGCCCCCCTCCTCTGCAACCTCGTCCACGACGGCGTCATCGAGGCGATGTCCTTCCACCAGAACGAGGTCTTCCAGGCGGCCGTCACCTTCGCCAGGACCGAGGGGATCCTCCCCGCCCCCGAGTCCTCCCACGCCATAAAGCCCGCCATCGACGACGCCATCGCCTGCAAGAAGACCGGCGAGGAGAAGACGATCGTCATCTCCCTCAGCGGCCACGGCCACTTCGACCTCTCCAGCTACGACGCCTACTTCGCAGGAAACCTGGTGGACTACGAATACCCCGAGGAGCTGGTGAAGCAGTCCCTGGCGAAGATCCCCAAGTTCTGA
- a CDS encoding V-type ATP synthase subunit B, translated as MTKEYKTINEIKGPLLFVEKTEPIGFNELVEIRTETGEMKRGQVLDTSNEVVVVQVFEGTGGLGKESTVKFTGDVIKMPLSPDIIGRVLSGSGQPRDGGPPIVPEVEREIAGAAINPAAREKPRAFIQTGISTIDGTNTLVRGQKLPIFSGAGLPHNDVALQIARQAKALGEAESFAVVFCAMGITNEEAQHFMADFERTGALERAVVFLNLADDPAVERLLTPRLGLTTAEYLAFDLDMHVLVIYTDMTNYCEAMRQMGAAREEVPGRRGYPGYMYTDLAIQYERAGIITGKKGSITQFPILTMPGDDITHPIPDLSGYITEGQLIVSRELHRKGIYPPIDIRPSLSRLMNSGIGAGHTREDHRAVSDQLYAYYAEGCDLRGLVAIVGKEALSERDRLVLEFADAFEQKFVNQGRDEDRTIFDTLDIGWNLLSALPETMLTRIDDHLIKKYHPRYRKKE; from the coding sequence ATGACCAAGGAGTACAAGACAATTAACGAGATCAAGGGCCCTCTGCTCTTCGTCGAGAAGACTGAGCCCATAGGTTTCAACGAGCTGGTGGAGATCCGGACCGAGACGGGGGAGATGAAGAGAGGCCAGGTTCTGGACACCTCCAACGAAGTCGTCGTCGTCCAGGTCTTCGAGGGGACGGGCGGCCTCGGCAAGGAGTCCACCGTCAAGTTCACCGGCGACGTGATCAAGATGCCCCTCTCTCCCGACATCATCGGGAGAGTCCTCTCCGGGTCCGGGCAGCCCCGAGACGGCGGGCCTCCAATCGTCCCCGAGGTGGAGAGGGAGATCGCCGGCGCGGCCATCAACCCCGCCGCAAGAGAGAAGCCGAGGGCTTTCATCCAGACCGGCATCTCCACCATCGACGGGACCAACACCTTAGTCCGGGGCCAGAAGCTGCCCATCTTCTCCGGCGCAGGCCTTCCCCACAACGACGTGGCCCTCCAGATCGCCCGACAGGCCAAGGCCCTCGGCGAGGCCGAGTCCTTCGCCGTCGTCTTCTGCGCCATGGGGATCACCAACGAGGAGGCTCAGCACTTCATGGCCGACTTCGAGAGGACCGGCGCCCTGGAGAGGGCGGTCGTCTTCCTGAACCTGGCCGATGACCCCGCCGTCGAGAGGCTCCTCACCCCCAGGCTGGGGCTGACGACCGCAGAGTACCTCGCCTTCGACCTCGACATGCACGTGCTGGTCATCTACACCGACATGACCAACTACTGCGAGGCGATGAGACAGATGGGGGCGGCCCGTGAAGAGGTGCCCGGCCGAAGAGGATATCCCGGCTACATGTACACCGACCTCGCCATCCAGTACGAGCGGGCGGGAATCATCACCGGGAAGAAGGGGTCCATCACCCAGTTCCCCATCCTCACCATGCCCGGCGACGACATCACCCACCCCATCCCCGACCTCAGCGGCTACATCACCGAGGGCCAGCTGATCGTCTCTCGTGAGCTTCACCGAAAGGGGATCTACCCGCCCATCGACATCAGGCCGTCCCTCAGCAGGCTGATGAACTCCGGGATCGGCGCAGGCCACACCCGAGAGGACCACAGGGCGGTCTCAGACCAGCTCTACGCCTACTATGCAGAGGGCTGCGATCTGCGAGGCCTGGTGGCCATCGTCGGTAAGGAAGCTCTCTCAGAGAGGGACCGGCTCGTCCTGGAGTTCGCCGACGCCTTCGAGCAGAAGTTCGTCAACCAGGGCAGAGACGAGGACCGAACGATCTTCGATACTCTCGACATCGGATGGAACCTTCTATCGGCCCTCCCCGAGACGATGCTGACTAGGATCGACGACCACCTCATCAAGAAGTACCACCCCAGGTACAGGAAGAAAGAGTGA
- a CDS encoding DUF1699 family protein, producing the protein MIKIRIVSSKDEIKDLTRGDHTVHLAYRASSTDMFRLLQYSPRLRAVQVPPSYYRNMPTTARAFLETQGVEIIEGDVWGHRKDIDEYFVIDDEMIERITRLQSDGLKVEEISSRISWESKLSPAMVNYIIKKNA; encoded by the coding sequence ATGATTAAGATCAGGATAGTGAGCTCCAAGGATGAGATAAAAGACCTCACGCGAGGCGATCATACCGTCCACCTGGCCTACAGGGCCTCCAGCACCGACATGTTCAGGCTCCTCCAGTACAGTCCCCGCCTCCGGGCCGTCCAGGTCCCGCCATCGTACTACAGGAACATGCCGACAACGGCCCGGGCCTTCCTGGAGACCCAGGGGGTGGAGATCATCGAGGGGGACGTCTGGGGCCACCGGAAGGACATCGACGAGTACTTCGTCATCGACGACGAGATGATAGAGAGGATAACGCGCCTCCAGTCCGACGGCCTGAAGGTAGAAGAGATCTCCTCGAGGATATCCTGGGAGTCGAAGCTCTCCCCGGCGATGGTCAACTACATCATCAAAAAGAACGCATGA
- a CDS encoding NOG1 family protein, which produces MFERLPTVPTSQELVDRAFRRSKRAATGKKKDEAMLMTAGNILADNLTNLVRKYPSFMNIPPFYHDLADAAVGVDEMRVHLSRVSWAGSTIRSITRDHLTRMKGAQDKPLVRRAAFGRMASVMKSIDPDLLFLNDARQKLRVLPTVDPDLPTIIVAGYPNVGKSSFISAVSGARPEIASYPFTTRGVGVGHFTRGHQRYQVVDTPGLLDRPLSAKNEIELQAVAALRHLRGAVLFILDPSEYCGFSLEEQLRLLADVKSWLSLPVLVVANKVDLAGYQGAEMGMSTLSGDGVAEVLDRMVEMLESLEGGELENRKEG; this is translated from the coding sequence ATGTTCGAAAGGCTTCCAACCGTCCCCACCTCCCAGGAGCTGGTGGACCGGGCTTTCAGACGGTCGAAGAGGGCGGCGACGGGTAAGAAGAAGGACGAGGCGATGCTGATGACCGCGGGGAACATCCTCGCCGACAATCTGACGAACCTGGTCCGAAAGTACCCCTCCTTCATGAACATCCCCCCCTTCTACCACGACCTCGCCGACGCCGCCGTGGGGGTGGATGAGATGAGGGTCCACCTCTCCCGGGTATCCTGGGCCGGCTCCACCATCAGGTCGATAACCCGGGACCACCTGACCAGGATGAAGGGGGCACAAGATAAGCCCTTGGTGAGGAGGGCCGCCTTCGGGAGGATGGCCTCGGTGATGAAGTCGATCGACCCGGACCTCCTCTTCCTCAACGACGCCCGCCAGAAGCTGAGGGTTCTGCCGACGGTCGATCCGGACCTCCCCACCATCATCGTCGCTGGATACCCGAACGTCGGGAAGTCGAGCTTCATCTCCGCCGTCAGCGGGGCGCGGCCGGAGATCGCGAGCTATCCGTTCACGACCCGGGGGGTGGGGGTGGGCCACTTCACCCGGGGCCATCAGAGGTACCAGGTGGTGGACACCCCCGGGCTCCTGGACCGTCCCTTATCGGCGAAGAACGAGATCGAGCTTCAGGCGGTGGCAGCCCTCAGGCACCTCCGGGGCGCCGTCCTCTTCATCCTCGACCCGAGCGAGTACTGCGGCTTCTCCCTGGAGGAGCAGCTCCGCCTCCTCGCCGACGTGAAGAGCTGGCTCAGCCTCCCGGTCCTGGTGGTGGCGAACAAGGTCGACCTCGCCGGCTACCAGGGGGCGGAGATGGGGATGTCCACCCTCAGCGGCGACGGCGTAGCCGAGGTTCTGGACCGGATGGTGGAGATGCTGGAGTCGCTCGAGGGCGGCGAGCTGGAGAATAGAAAAGAGGGGTAG
- a CDS encoding transcription initiation factor IIB: MKLRREKEKVDEFEKFIVECPECGSHALVHDYERAELVCSDCGLVIDENFIDQGPEWRAFDHDQRMKRSRVGAPMTYTIHDKGLSTMIDWRNRDSYGKTISSKNRAQLYRLRKWQRRIRVSNATERNLAFALSELDRMASALGLSRNVRETAAVIYRKAVDKNLIRGRSIEGVAAAALYAACRQCNVPRTLDEIAEVSRVSRKEIGRTYRFVSRELALKLMPTSPIDYIPRFCSGLSLKGEVQAKGIEILRQAAEKELTSGRGPTGVAAAAIYIASILCGDRRTQREVADVAGVTEVTIRNRYKELAEELGIEIIL; the protein is encoded by the coding sequence ATCAAGCTCAGGCGGGAGAAGGAGAAGGTAGACGAGTTCGAGAAGTTCATCGTCGAGTGCCCTGAGTGCGGTAGCCACGCCCTCGTCCACGACTACGAGAGGGCGGAGCTGGTCTGCTCCGACTGCGGCCTCGTCATCGACGAGAACTTCATCGACCAGGGGCCTGAGTGGAGGGCCTTCGACCACGACCAGAGGATGAAGAGGTCGAGGGTCGGCGCTCCCATGACCTACACCATCCACGACAAGGGCCTCTCGACGATGATAGACTGGAGGAACCGGGACTCCTACGGCAAGACGATATCATCCAAGAACCGAGCCCAGCTCTACCGCCTCCGAAAGTGGCAGCGGCGGATCCGGGTCAGCAACGCCACGGAGCGGAACCTCGCCTTCGCGTTGTCCGAACTGGACAGGATGGCCTCGGCCCTGGGCCTCTCCCGGAACGTGAGGGAGACGGCCGCCGTGATATATAGAAAGGCCGTCGACAAGAACCTGATCCGCGGAAGGTCCATCGAGGGGGTCGCCGCCGCCGCCCTCTACGCCGCATGCCGGCAGTGCAACGTCCCCAGGACCTTAGACGAGATCGCCGAGGTCTCGAGGGTTTCGAGGAAGGAGATCGGCAGGACCTACAGGTTCGTATCCCGGGAGCTCGCCCTGAAGCTGATGCCTACGAGCCCCATCGACTACATACCCCGGTTCTGCTCCGGGCTGAGCCTGAAAGGCGAGGTCCAGGCGAAGGGGATCGAGATCCTCCGCCAGGCGGCGGAGAAGGAGCTGACGAGCGGCCGGGGCCCCACGGGGGTCGCGGCGGCGGCGATCTACATCGCCTCTATCCTCTGCGGCGACCGGAGGACCCAGCGCGAGGTGGCGGACGTCGCCGGGGTGACGGAGGTCACCATCCGGAACCGCTACAAGGAGCTGGCCGAGGAGCTGGGGATCGAGATCATCCTCTGA
- a CDS encoding DUF1699 family protein, whose protein sequence is MKIRVVSSKKEIDELNRNEQIIHLAFRASNTDIFRLLQTCPRLKAIQVPSSYYKTMSHAGQMFLEMQGVEIVEGDVWGHRKDIDEYYTVDDKVMERITSLQSEGVNLEEIAGRVSRESKLSPAMVRYMIKQAA, encoded by the coding sequence ATGAAGATCCGAGTCGTGAGTTCTAAGAAGGAGATCGACGAGCTGAACCGAAACGAGCAGATTATACACCTGGCCTTCAGAGCCTCCAACACCGATATATTCAGGCTCCTCCAGACCTGTCCCAGACTGAAGGCGATCCAGGTTCCCTCCTCGTATTACAAGACCATGTCCCACGCCGGCCAGATGTTTCTGGAGATGCAGGGGGTCGAGATCGTCGAGGGGGACGTCTGGGGCCACCGGAAGGACATCGACGAGTACTACACCGTGGACGACAAGGTGATGGAGAGGATAACCTCCCTCCAGTCCGAAGGGGTCAACCTCGAAGAGATCGCCGGCCGAGTCTCCCGGGAGTCGAAGCTCTCCCCCGCGATGGTCAGGTACATGATAAAGCAGGCGGCTTGA
- a CDS encoding ATP-NAD kinase family protein has translation MKKVGFLVNPVAGMGGAVGLKGTDGLAEEARARGAVPVAPQRAAAALAGLADLDALFLTAAGEMGEESLRRAGLRSRVVHRPSGPSTAEDTRVACRLFVEEGVDLIVFSGGDGTARDVAGVVGSRVPIIGIPAGVKMHSGVFAVSPRAAGELLRGYLAGVLRTRETEILDVDEEKYRAGTLDTQIYGVASVPYLPVLVQERKQIYSATDEEEIKEEIAAFASEFMRDGSAYILGAGTTTAKIAELLGVEKTLLGVDVVQDGRTICRDASEEDLLRTIEAAGRTKIVVSPIGAQGFVLGRGSQQISSRVLRRVGPENLIIVATPHKLKETPRLLVDTGDPELDAVVSGKRLVICGYRIAQRKEVASASMVGRGGEGEGL, from the coding sequence GTGAAGAAGGTGGGGTTCCTCGTCAACCCCGTAGCCGGCATGGGCGGAGCCGTCGGCCTCAAGGGGACCGACGGCCTCGCCGAGGAGGCCCGGGCCAGGGGGGCGGTCCCCGTCGCACCCCAGCGGGCGGCGGCGGCCCTGGCGGGGCTCGCCGACCTCGACGCCCTCTTTCTGACCGCCGCCGGCGAGATGGGGGAGGAGTCCCTCCGAAGGGCCGGCCTCCGATCTCGGGTCGTCCACCGGCCTTCGGGCCCATCGACGGCGGAGGACACCCGGGTCGCCTGCCGATTATTCGTCGAGGAGGGGGTAGACCTGATCGTCTTCTCCGGCGGCGACGGGACCGCCCGGGACGTCGCCGGGGTCGTGGGATCGAGGGTGCCCATCATCGGGATACCCGCCGGCGTCAAGATGCACTCGGGGGTCTTCGCCGTGAGCCCCCGGGCGGCGGGGGAGCTCCTCCGGGGATACCTGGCGGGGGTGCTCCGGACGAGGGAGACGGAGATCCTGGACGTCGACGAGGAGAAGTACCGGGCCGGGACCCTCGATACCCAGATCTACGGGGTCGCCTCCGTCCCCTACCTGCCGGTCCTCGTCCAGGAGAGGAAGCAGATCTACTCCGCCACCGACGAGGAGGAGATAAAGGAGGAGATCGCCGCCTTCGCCTCGGAGTTCATGCGGGACGGCTCCGCCTACATCCTGGGGGCGGGGACGACCACCGCCAAGATCGCCGAGCTCCTCGGAGTTGAGAAGACCCTCCTGGGGGTGGACGTCGTCCAGGACGGCCGGACCATCTGCCGCGACGCCTCTGAGGAGGACCTCCTCCGGACGATCGAGGCGGCGGGGAGGACGAAGATCGTGGTGAGCCCCATCGGCGCCCAGGGGTTCGTCCTGGGGAGGGGAAGCCAGCAGATAAGTTCCCGGGTCCTCCGAAGGGTGGGGCCTGAGAACCTGATCATCGTAGCCACCCCCCACAAGCTGAAGGAGACTCCCCGCCTCCTGGTGGATACCGGAGACCCCGAGCTGGACGCGGTGGTATCGGGGAAGAGGCTGGTGATCTGCGGCTACAGGATCGCCCAGCGTAAGGAGGTCGCCTCCGCCTCGATGGTCGGAAGGGGCGGGGAAGGGGAAGGCCTATAG